From the genome of Anopheles moucheti chromosome 3, idAnoMoucSN_F20_07, whole genome shotgun sequence, one region includes:
- the LOC128302453 gene encoding armadillo repeat-containing protein gudu encodes MNVTAHRRNVGRGGGGKAIRVGKAKARNGATNGTNGGNGMNVGGPTAPQNGGATAAKEKPPDKAQESYESDSSDQVSSSDEEERWKDSKLSNDVPSEYWHIQKLVKYMKAGNQTATIVALCCLKDHDLTTQMNQRAIQDCGGLEVLVNLLESNDMKCRLGALSVLSEISSNLDIRRAIVDLGGIPLLVQILSEPGRDLKIMAAETIGNVAKVRLARKLVRKCNGIPRLVDLLDVNMNCLRSQRDQLSEDEREMLDMARAGARALWSLSESRHNKELMCKSGIVPLMGRLLKSVHIDVVVPTMGTIQQCASQANYQLAITTEGMIFDIVSHLTSDNLDLKRQCSSAIFKCASDKTASDMVRESGGLEPLVGIARDKTVRDNKQLLAAATGAIWKCAASEANVKKLDQLKAVQVLVQLLNDENEDVLTNVVGAISECVKYQNNREILRQCGGIPLLVNLLNMTHAPLLENIARTLKECASDPESMTLMEDLDAIRLIWSLLKNSNPKVQAYAAWALCPCIENAKDSGELVRSFVGALELVVGLLKSRDNFVLSAVCAAIATIARDRENLSVLSDHKVIRMLADLVYTTDDLLREHLAAAIASCAPYSTNTQELGRLKTVTPIVGYMVSNNPRVHRTTAMALQKLSEDPQNCITMHQSGVVPFLLETVGSKDRELQEASAGCLQNIRKLALRAEELELCGE; translated from the exons ATGAACGTCACAGCACACCGTCGCAATGTCggccgtggtggtggtgggaagGCAATCCGCGTTGGCAAAGCGAAAGCCCGCAATGGCGCGACGAATGGTACGAACGGCGGCAATGGGATGAATGTGGGTGGTCCAACCGCACCGCAGAACGGGGGTGCGACTGCGGCAAAGGAGAAACCACCGGACAAGGCCCAGGAGAGCTATGAGTCGGACTCGTCGGATCAGGTGTCCTCATCGGACGAGGAGGAACGGTGGAAGGATTCGAAGCTGTCGAACGACGTCCCGTCCGAGTACTGGCACATCCAAAAGCTGGTGAAGTACATGAAGGCCGGCAACCAGACGGCCACGATTGTGGCGCTCTGCTGTCTGAAGGACCATGACCTGACGACGCAGATGAACCAGCGTGCCATCCAGGACTGCGGCGGGCTGGAGGTGCTCGTCAATCTGCTCGAAAGCAATGACATGAAGTGCAGACTGGGAGCGTTGTCCGTCCTGTCCGAGATCTCGTCCAACCTGGATATTCGTCGTGCCATTGTTGACCTTGGAGGTATTCCGCTGCTGGTGCAGATACTGTCGGAACCCGGGCGCGATCTCAAGATTATGGCGGCAGAGACGATAGGGAACGTTGCGAAGGTGCGCCTAGCCCGGAAGCTGGTCCGCAAGTGCAATGGCATACCGCGGCTAGTGGATCTGCTCGACGTCAATATGAA CTGTCTTCGCTCGCAACGGGACCAACTGTCGGAGGACGAGCGAGAAATGCTCGATATGGCTCGGGCCGGAGCACGTGCGCTCTGGTCGCTGTCTGAGTCGCGCCACAACAAGGAACTGATGTGCAAAAGTGGCATCGTGCCACTGATGGGACGGCTTCTTAAAAGCGTTCACATCGACGTTGTCGTTCCGACTATGGGTACCATACAGCAGTGCGCCTCACAGGCCAACTACCAGCTGGCGATCACGACCGAAGGGATGATCTTCGACATCGTCTCCCACCTGACGTCCGACAACCTCGACCTGAAGCGTCAATGCAGCTCGGCCATCTTCAAGTGTGCCAGCGACAAG ACGGCGAGCGATATGGTGCGCGAGTCGGGCGGACTCGAACCATTGGTAGGGATCGCTCGGGACAAGACGGTACGCGACAACAAGCAGCTACTGGCCGCAGCGACCGGTGCCATCTGGAAGTGTGCCGCTAGTGAGGCCAACGTGAAGAAGCTCGACCAGCTGAAGGCGGTCCAGGTGTTGGTGCAGCTGTTGAACGATGAGAACGAGGATGTACTGACGAACGTGGTTGGTGCCATATCGGAGTGTGTCAAGTACCAGAACAACCGGGAGATCTTGCGACAGTGCGGAGGTATTCCTCTGCTGGTGAATCTGCTCAACATGACGCATGCCCCACTGCTGGAGAACATTGCCCGCACCCTCAAGGAGTGTGCCTCGGATCCGGAGAGTATGACGCTGATGGAGGATCTAGATGCAATTCGTCTGATTTGGTCACTGTTGAAGAACTCCAACCCGAAGGTACAGGCATACGCCGCGTGGGCACTTTGTCCTTGCATCGAGAACGCGAAG GACTCTGGTGAGCTGGTGCGTAGCTTCGTTGGGGCCCTGGAGCTTGTAGTGGGTTTGCTGAAATCTCGCGATAACTTCGTCCTATCGGCGGTGTGTGCGGCAATAGCGACGATTGCGCGTGATCGTGAAAATCTTTCGGTGCTGTCCGACCACAAAGTGATAAGAATGCTGGCCGATCTTGTGTACACCACGGATGATCTGCTGCGGGAACATCTTGCTGCCGCCATTGCGAGTTGTGCACCGTACTCCACCAATACGCAGGAACTTGGACGTTTGAAGACGGTCACTCCCATTGTTGGATATATGGTTAGCAACAATCCACGCGTACACCGAACAACTGCCATGGCTCTGCAGAAGTTGTCCGAGGATCCTCAGAATTGTATCACAATGCACCAG AGTGGCGTCGTTCCGTTCCTGTTGGAGACGGTCGGTTCCAAGGATCGCGAGCTACAGGAGGCATCTGCCGGTTGTCTACAGAACATCCGCAAGCTGGCACTACGTGCAGAAGAGCTCGAGCTATGCGGAGAATAG